The Caloenas nicobarica isolate bCalNic1 chromosome Z, bCalNic1.hap1, whole genome shotgun sequence region GGCTAGGCGGGCACGGGGTCAGCCGGGAGGGTCTCTGCCCTACCAGCCCCCGGGTCCGCTGCCTGCGGGGACGGGAGAGAGTGTTTCTCCGCCCCCAGGCACCTGGAGGGGCGGGCGGCGAGGGGCGCAGAGACGGCAGCCTTCGGGGAGAAAAGCACCCGGGCAGGCTCCAGCAGCGGCATCTGCCGCTGCTGGAGCCTGCCCGGGAGCTTTTCTCCCCGAAGGCTGCTCCGGTCGTACGTTTTGCTTAGGTCTTGCAAGCAAGACTGAGTTATTTGTCTGGAAAATCTGTTGCAGAGTTAAAACAAACGAAGCCCCACCGACCGCAGTACATAACTATGCTGTAAAACGTGTGTGCGCACGTGTGTGTATATCTCTCTATATAAAACGAACGGAgaaaaaaaacgaaaaaaaacctgtcctgGTCTTTTATTTGGTACTAAGTGCTTAAATGGAAAAGCAACCCATTGACCTCAAGGCAAGCgatgaaaaagaggaaagtaaaTTCATGACATTAAAAGCTAGCTACATCAATGGCTTCTGTGGTTTCACAGTCAGTATTTTACAAATTGGTTTCAGTTTCATTCTGttgccctttttcccccccccccccccacctggGAAAATATGGTTAAATATGGTTAAACCTGTTTTTGAGCAAAGAAGAAATCAGTGGAAATTAACCTTCATTGGTCTCACCTATTGTGGAAATCTACCCCCTCAATCTTGTAAGGTAGTTTCAGCTTATTAGAACCTAAATGTTACATTCAGCTATTCCATATACCACTGTTTCTTTGTTCCTCCCACATGTCAAGTAAAAAGGTTAACTCTTAACAGTTTTGTGTATTATGTGTGTTTTCTTCCATGACAGATACTGTGAGTGGGCTGTCaagcagacagaagaaaattcttcctGAAAACTTTGAAGTGATcatttcacagtattttaacTCTGCTGGAaatctcagccttttttttgAGATATGCAAAGACAACGTAAGTGGTTAAACTTACACTGAAACATATGTTTAAAGTTGTATTTTGTGCTGTTGACCAGGTTATCCCACTATGATCCACAAGGTAGTATAAGTACAATAGGAGTACACCCTTTGGCTTgtaatacttcttttttttttttttctgtattcttgaATGACTTCTAGAATAAGAAAAAGacagtgctttttattttttgataaGCTAATGCATAGTCATAACAACTTTTCTTGCACTACATCATGGCAAGGCAGGGGGCCTTCACTGTGCTCAAATCTTGGGGAGACCGTATCCGTTCTTACCACCGACAAAGTCAGGAATGCTTTTGCCATGATTCTTACTTATGACCTCTGCAGACACGAGCAAGTTGTGTAGAAATTTCCAGTCATTGTTAGTAGTTGTTTGGCATTGTTTGAGATTAGTACTATAGGGACCCTGAGCTTGTGTAGATGGATGACTTCTTGCTGCTGATGTTCCAAGGACTGTTGCTCACATATAGCTTTGATCAGATGATATGTTTCTTAAAATGCTAGTGGCATTTTATGCACTAATTTTCCCAACATTTCTGTTGCTGGTTACAGTGAACCACTGTTAGCAATACAGAATTTTCCCTCGTGGGGAATTCTCCAATACTGGGGAAGAAGTAGGTAGAGTTACATCAACATTTAAGTTCTGTTACAAGAAGTCTTTGGGCAAATAgttctgtttttcctgtcttcttcaTTTGATTGTGAGGGAAACATAGAGCAGCAATACTGAAAAGCATTTCGTAGAATGaatatctttttgcttttataaatctGTGTTTGCAATAGATGTCAGAAgccagcaggaggagagaagaggcgTTGTGGTAGCTTATGTAAGATAAATAGTGAGAAGACTGCAGCTTTGGCAAAGATCTTTGATTGGCAGCTAGGTCTTGGGCTGCTTCAGCTGGTCCAGCCAGATCATTTTGCTGAAGGTGAAATGGGAGTGGAGTCTGTAATGGTTATTGCAGCAGGTTTCTTCATGTGCATCTGGATTTGACCTggacctattttttttttctcttttaaaaaatttttccttttttttttttttttttttttcctctctgaacgTGGAAAATTGAGTACAGCAGCAGTCTTTATCACTCTTGAGGAATTTTGTAAGTAATCGTTATACTTCCTTTGTGTGTAGTAAGGCTTGTTTTCCTCTACAGTGGGAGAAAGGATGCAAATTAAAGTTCAGCAATTGCAGGATACAATCAAGGGTCTTAGAACTGCAAAGCTTACTTGTCGTCATCCATCTTCCAGGAATTAATCAGGACACTTCTCCTGGAGTTCATACCGACATTCAGATTTCCTGACAAAAAAAGTAGGTATGGGTTGCATACATGGGTATGGGTATCTTTCCATGACTGTAATGCATATGCTATTTGTTTCGAGCAGTCTCTCAGCTACAGcctctacttttaaaaatagtggaAACCGTTTTGGGGCTGAGTGTGCTATAAGTCTGGTCATTCTGGCATGGGGAGTGCAGAGAGGTGCACACCTGTACTCATCAGCCTCAGTGGCTTGCTCTTCTGCAGGCTTGCCTCTAGAGTAAGCATGATCAGAGTGCATTCGCTAGGCTGGCGTGCCTCTGTCTCATTTGAGGAGCTTTACTCTGGAGCTTAGCTGGTGCTCTGGACTGCTTATTGCTCAGGCGGTGGCATCATGATGGAGGCACTCTCATATGCACATCATGCATGAGTGGAACCCGCAGGATTAGGCAGCAGTTTGCTCGTGCTTTTAAGAGCATCACTTGTGGCTGAGGAATGAATTGACTACCTAACCGCATTAAGAAGCTTGCAATTTATTTATCAAGGAAACAGATCTTTTACCCTGAGGatcttatttgtattttcctgtcCCTGTTAGCAGAACATCCTTTTGTAATTGCTCATGTCTGCCTAACAATGTATTAGATTTACTCAGTTTCTCAGTTCCATCTGTGTTGCCTTCTGCAAACCCGCTATTGGGATTGGATTTTTCTTGAGAGTAAGCTGAAAAATGATGGCAGTGTTTGATAGTAGTACTGCTCTGACTTAAAATAGACACTTAGCAAGTGCAGTGGGTGTGTGAAGGTTAAAGTGTATGAATCAACACTAATAACCGTTTCACAATCTTAAAGTGTCGTGTGTGAGTATAAAAGCTATGTCaaagaagagggggaaaactgacagaaaattgaaataatttacatgTTTAGAggtaaagcagcagaaaatcaaGACAACAGATTTTGTTTGTAGGCTGACTGGTTTTGTCACTGTTTTACAAAGGTATTAATGTGTAAATACTCATTAAGTGATTAATTACCACATTAATAATGTTCACAATATATGTCACTTCATGAACCCTGTTGTAAGTACTGTGAGACCCATGTGTTATAACACAGGGTATGTTTGCAATATGTTAAAGTAAGGCAAAGAGGTGGGGAAAGACTAAGGTCTATTTCTTCCAGTGAAGTCATGTAGACATCTCCTCCATTCTCCTCCTAGCAGGAGCAACAATCCCTTCTGCAGTTTGGGGGAACAATTGggtattttaaagtatttatcgACTAATTGAAAGATGGTGATAAAGTGTATATTTTGCCATAACCAAGGGCAAAtgtttaaagcaaataaaattagatGTTCTTCCTGGACACGTGCAGAAAGCTTTCTGCCTTATCATCTACTGTAATTAAAGGTGCAATTTCGTCATGTTTTTACCTAAAGTGGAATTAAATGCCTTCTGTCCCATTCTTTGTATGGAGTGACTACAACGTATGTTTTATGGTGCAAATTAGAAAATGAACAGCTATTTatgtttttctattattttatcattttaggTTCTATCTACATCATGGAAAAGCCTTTggttttgtatatatttttattctactgGCATTTCCTAAATGGTAAGAAGCTGAGTTGTAAGAAGTAGTAGAATGTTTAagtatgttttctttccatgtaTAAGCACAAAAACGTTAATTCCTCAGTTTTCCTTCAGTTCCAAGTGATTTGgtttattaatgttttaaataaaattatcttagCATGCTTTTACATTAAACTGTATATGTATGCTTAGTATGTGTGCTTTGATAGGGGGCCAGGTTCAAACCGCTGTCAATGTTTCAGCATAGACACCATTTCAGACAAGGTACCATTTGTATTAAGCGAAGTTTTATTTGTACTGTGAACCTGGGAATTGTCATTTATTGTTTAATGTTGTGTGTAAAAACAATCGACGTTTATATAAACAGGACATTCCCATCTGAGACACTAACAATTGCCTGTTACCGTGGCTGTGTTCTGAAAGCAACAGCTGatgagctctgcacacacattTGCCTATTTTTAGTACAGCATCACAGTGTGTGCACACTGTGTTTGCAGGTACCAACAGCCCAGTTTGTCCTGAACTTGGGCAAGTGCATGCAAAACCATTTAACTTTTATGAACAGGGCAGATACTTTTCATCCTTAAAGTGACTTGGAAGATTAGGCTTATAActggaaaattatgttttcttccaaattttgtttttcagctttgttcaCGGTCGAAGCTCCGCAGTCACTCTACATTGTGGAACATGGGAACAATGTGACCATGGAGTGCACATTCCCAGTGAATGGGAAATTAAAGTTTAGAGATTTAAGTGTCAGCTGGGAAaagaaggatgaggaaaagaagCAGGTTTATGCACTTCTCAAAGGAGAGGAAGACTTCAAAAGCCAGCACAGTGACTTCCAGGGAAGGATAAAATTGTTGAAAGAGAATCTGCACTTGGGACAGTCTCTCCTTCAGATCACCGGCGTGAAGCTCAGAGATGCAGGGGTTTATCGCTGTGCTGTTGGCTACGGGGGAGCCGACTACAAGACAATCAATCTGAAAGTTAAGGGTGAGAGAGCTACTGCAGGAGGTTCAGTGCTATCTGATACTGTTAAAGGATTTCAAAGGAGTCCCTGAAGTAAAACATCTGGTCTCACATTTAAAGAAACCTCTCCAGAGACAGGAGCTGCCTCATGGCTGTTGCGCAGCTGTatggctttgtgtttctgtCTTGGTTAAACCCATGCTCTGTCCTCTATTTTGCATATGGTGTGTGAGGAATAGTGTTGCAAAAACCATTTAGACAGGACAAAGACCAGAAAGCTAATGCCATTTTCTATAACAGTGTCAAAATTATAATGCATCCTGTGCCTCCAGTTACTATGGAGAGACAAAATAGTgatatttactttttctgtgaGGATTATTATCTACAAAATCCAAGCCGATGTACAGAAACTTGGCCCAGAGGCTGGGGGTAATGAAAAGGTGTCTTGCTaaatatgcttttcttctgGCTTCCTACCAGTaatcattttcttccatttgtttaGCTCCTTATAGAACTATAACCCAAGGAGTGGTGAGCACAGGAGAGAACAAATGGAAGTTGACGTGTCAGTCAGAAGGATACCCACAAGCTGAAGTGATATGGCAAAATGGAGAATATGAAGATTTGACTGATAAGGCAAACACAAGTTATGAAACTGGAAGTGACCAGCTGTATCGTGTGACAAGTACCCTCACAATCGAAAGTAGGATAGATGAGGTTTTTTACTGCATATTCTGGAATAAAGAGCTTCAAGAAAATATATCTGCCATTTTACACATACCAGGTAACACTTCTAAATTTCATTTATGGTAATATACTTCAAGGTACTATGTTATTTTGTTCCAGTTGAATCAGCCGtgatttgtttctctttcctatCTAATTTTGAAAAGGCTAAAAAGAAATACCTGTGTTGTTAAGTTTAGCTATTAGTGTACACTTCCACCATATGAACATGTTCATCATGCATATGTGGATGGAATTGAAGGATAGAAATTTTGCATGACCTACAGTTTCATGAAAATTGAGTCTGAGTGTTAAAAAGTTCCATTATTTGAAAAGCATGTAGCTAAGAGCCTAGAAATAAAATCCTCCAAGAATGTTCTGTTGAACAATATGGTCTTTTCCTGCCACTACAGCCTTTGCTTTGGGCATATTGAAATTTAACAAATtgtacacagattttttttttttcttatgaaatctGGATTGAAGGAAGATGCATGGAGACCTTTTAATTGAGCGCCACCCATACTACTTTcgtttttgctttctcttttaacTTCTGCATTGTACCCCCATACGTTCGCACAAGCTTTAAACCACACTGGAGACCCGATCCAactcaaaaataatatttctctgTACTAGACTGTTATTTGGCCAGGTCATTTCCCTGCTCCTGTTCACCATGGAGTTTTAAAAATGCCTATGCTGGCACACTTTTTGGGACTGACAAGGAATAGAAACAGGCAGCTGAGGGTAAGAAAGCCAAGTCATCCTTTCAATGACTGGTGAGTGGggaattttgtttttaacaagagATGCCTCTGGGATTCATGGATGTCACTTACCCTTTGCATTCAGAGTTTTACCAGATGAAAGGGACTCTCTGTTCTCTTTCTCAAGTAGCTGTTTCCTGTAAGTCCTGATGGGAAACTAAGCTAGATGTAACACTTTGTACCTTGGTGATAAGCAGGATGTGTGACAGGAATCGAAGGCTCTATCACCGTGGAATGCAGGAGGAGACGATAAATATGAATATGTGcgatcttttttttctttattgggGTGAGATAAGGTAGAGTGCATCATCGGCACCTGACCTTAAACACAATCTAAAGTGCTGTAACGATGTCTGAACTGCTCATAGCAAACATAATATGgtgaaattgaaagaaaaagggagaagctTATGCAATTACTTAATGTCTTTCCCgcacttgtttttcttgaagaTTCAGGTGATGGTGTTATGTGGACTGAGAGCAGACGCTTCACTGGAGCAATTCTCATTGTGACTGCTTTCTTTGGATCAGTGCTTCTATTTATGCTCTGCATAAGAAAAGGtattcaaattatttatttagtgtATCTCAGTTATTAATCTATTCTGTTAATTCAGCCTTGCAGAGGTGGAATGAGATAATAAACGTCATCCTGAAACCACTAACTTTTTACCatattgtttatttctttttctttatctgaCTTGTTTAAATACTAGCAAGTTAGTAGAGTGGAACGGGTTGTCAGCCCTGCACAAACCACTTACCCATGCATCTCTCTTTTCTTACAGGTAATCATATAGATAGTAAGATTAGTGTCTAACCCGTTCAAACATCAAAGCACAGCTTATGCACCTACTGGAAATAGCAATTTCCTATTCTGAGTCCTCCCTTTGACTGGGGACCAGAATGGTTTGAGCAGAAAGGGCACTGGAGGTGTTTTAGGTCTGTgggtttcttttcctgtgttctcTGAAAAAATTCACTAAACTCTGAgcacatatatttttaagtattctAATTGTTAAGAATTCTACATATATGATTATTCTGGTTAAAACACCATAAAGGCTGTAAACGACAGATGAAATGATATATCCAAGGTTTTGAGTCTGAGAGACTCTTCACAAGAGAGAATATTCCCACTGTGGTTTCATACTACTTGAGTCATTTCCTTGTTAATTTTTGAGCTTTTTCAGTCCACTTCACTGACTTGAATTGGACATTTTCAGTATCACAGTATGCTGAAGAGCTAAAGCATTGGCGGTAATTTGTTTTTACTTGCTAgataaccagaaaaaaaagcttgtagaaatattttttagggTATCTGAATGTGCAAAGAATATGGTTTGCcctcaaattaaagaaaaagtgtttgATATGTGTTGCTTAACCTGAAATCAGtactgttactttttttttttttacttctctggGAGGAAGTTAAGTGTGTTTAAGGATTTTATAGTCAGTGGTATTTTTTACTCTTCATTTTAACAGATGCAATAAAGTCATGCAGGTTTCAGAACATCCATAGGATTAACTTCAAAGTGTCAAAAGGAAAGCGGTTTTTGCTGACAATTCTGATTTTGCCCAGAACTCTTCCCTCTGAATAACaaatttgtggattttttttagctgatgtgtagctgcttctttttttccaaataagtttttgggggttttgtttcttctttttattttggtttggttttttgtttgtttgtgggggttttttttgtcaagtTGTCCGCAGACAGAAAGTCCAAGAGGCATTGAAGCTGCTGTAGTACTCTTAGCATTATAGTATCATACTGGCATGATTCTGTAAATTATTACCAGAAATTCTCCAAAAACCTGAACAAGATAGCTGACTAAATGCTCCTCTCGaaattctttaattttataGGAGATATAAATGTGTGTAGCTAGTACAAAATTCAGCTGGAATGAATGCAAAGGCTTGTTGCACCATCTTTTCAAGTGATATCTCAAAAGCTTTGACACTAAGAGAGGTGTACTTCCTGAGGCAGTATAGCAGAACTGTTGGTTTTCCTATCTACCAGCTCTCTTTTCCACAGTGAAAACCAGAAACAGTCCTAATCTCTGTCTGAATATTACACAAAATCATCTATGAGCAAAATCTACACTGAGTGTTTATGTTCAACatccataaaataaatacaagataGAACTGAATGTGaatattcagtgttttcatcACAAACTCATCTTGTGCATTGGTGCTATAGAAACATGCCCCAGGAGAAGTGTTCATAAGCCTTAGAGGCTTGCATGTGATGCTAACAGGCCGCAGAACTCCTGTAGATAACCATGCATGTATAAGAATATACTTGTCCTAAGAACATGATAGGAATAGGAGCAGAACATGAAAGTGGAAGAAGAGACAGCAAAATCCTTGACTTCTCAGAAGATTCCCATCTGGGGATTTCAGTGAAGGTCAGAATTTTCCTAGGTTGTCTGAgtaatatttattgtttttctgtataCATGAGAATGTATATACGTGTAATAGTGTATGTGATTATCCTgattatatatgtatgtgtatgtgtgtgtgataAGCTACAAGTTGATTCAGAAGCTAAAATAGTACTGGcagtttgtggtggtggtgtttgtttgtttgtttgttttgttggttttttgttgttttcttctgttgttttgttttgtttttgtttgtttggttttttttggcagggaggagggagtggcggtggtgtttgttttcttttgtttgttgtggggttttttcctttttttttttttgaaccaGGCTGTCCTAGATGATTATTTCAGAATGGAACCTCTCTGGAATATGGGCTTTTATCCCctcagaaaacactgagaagGTGCTACCTTTCTCGTTCCCTCTTACCCATTATGTTCAAATTCTGGGTGAAAAATTACAATGGAAAACCACTTGAACAAGTATTTTCCAGTGATGCTAGTGTATAGTATCAATGAGTTCTGCCTTAGGAATGACAAAAGGAAACTGGGAAGGAAAACTGACAGACTGTGAGCACTGAAGAATACACTTTAAGGTCTTTGGAGAAATTGTTTTGAGAACCCATGATTATACTGTACTACGTGTGCCCTTCCCACCAGTGTGCTTAAGCCTCCATTAGATCTGAAGtaactattttgttttctttttgatttttctctcttattttccttcagctggAGC contains the following coding sequences:
- the CD274 gene encoding programmed cell death 1 ligand 1 produces the protein MEKPLVLYIFLFYWHFLNALFTVEAPQSLYIVEHGNNVTMECTFPVNGKLKFRDLSVSWEKKDEEKKQVYALLKGEEDFKSQHSDFQGRIKLLKENLHLGQSLLQITGVKLRDAGVYRCAVGYGGADYKTINLKVKAPYRTITQGVVSTGENKWKLTCQSEGYPQAEVIWQNGEYEDLTDKANTSYETGSDQLYRVTSTLTIESRIDEVFYCIFWNKELQENISAILHIPDSGDGVMWTESRRFTGAILIVTAFFGSVLLFMLCIRKAGANTNNRTCAACSSIAKLSKDKDTCDCRDTSFEEEELKCKQIEKT